Within Bacillota bacterium, the genomic segment TCCGCCAGCTCCTGCTCCAGCGCGTTGCCGGCGGTTGCTCCCGCTCCGGGGCTTCCGCGGCCAGTGCGTTTGCAGTCATCCCGGTCAGAGACGGTGGCCGCAGTCGGCCACGGCGGGCCGGTTGCCGACGGCTCCAGCCACACGCCCGGCGCCCTGGGCGACGGAAGGGATAGATAGAATGAAAGCCGGTGGTGCCGATGCGCTACGTCGTCGTTCTGGAACGTTCGGACGCCGAATGGTTCGCCTACGTGCCGAGCCTGCCGGGCTGTACAAGCTCCGGGCGCACACAGGGCGAGGCGCTGGAAAACATCAAGCAAGCGATCCAGCTCACGCTCGAATACCGCAAGGAGCATGGATTGGACATCCCGCCCGGGAGGGAGTCGCTCGCCGAGGTGGAAGTGTAGGTGCCGCCGCTGCCGCGACGGACGGCCTCTGAATTGCGCCGAGCGCTTCATCGTCTCGGCTTCGTCGAGGACCGGCAGCGCGGCTCCCACCTCATCCTGCGCTACACGTCGCTGGCGATCGGGCGGACGCGCATG encodes:
- a CDS encoding type II toxin-antitoxin system HicB family antitoxin; the encoded protein is MRYVVVLERSDAEWFAYVPSLPGCTSSGRTQGEALENIKQAIQLTLEYRKEHGLDIPPGRESLAEVEV